In the Symphalangus syndactylus isolate Jambi chromosome 17, NHGRI_mSymSyn1-v2.1_pri, whole genome shotgun sequence genome, TCAATCTTACAGGAGTTCTGCATTTGGTTGAAAACTGTACTTCTCGTTAAGAGGGCACTTAGGCTCGGGATCGATTTTGAACCACATTCTAAAGGTTTCCACGTCCTGGCGAGTGAAAAGTAGGTACAAAGGCCTAAACTAAACCACTCCCTTTCTGGAATAGCTGGCTGCTGACACTACCCCTACTCTGCCCATTTCCGGATGAAAAAATCCCTTTTACCCGCCTCCGCTGTGCTTACCTCGAAACTGTGTTTGACGAAAGATTTGGAGTAGAAAAAACGATGAAACAACACCTGCCCCGTTGCCATCGCCACCTGCAGACAAGAAAGGAGAACGGAAGCGCAGGGGTCAGGCGGGCCCGCTCCAAGCGCCGCCGCCATTTTGTGCCGCCGATcgcttccctttcccctcccgCCGCCGCGAACAGCCAGCTGCCAAGTCCTCGCTCCGCCTCCGCAGCCCCCCGCCCCGGCACGCCCCAGCCCCGGCTGGGCCCCGAACAGGAAAGCCTGAGGGAGCTGTCCCCACCCTCCCGGGGCACGGTGATACTGGCATGCGGCGTAGAGAacggaggggaggagagaagcgCCGGGCCGGCCCGGGGCCGGAGCACTGACCTGCGGCAGCCGGAGGAGAATGCCGGCAGCCTGGATGAGCTCGCAGCCCAGGATGCGTAAGTCCGTCTCGCTGGGCAGGTCGAGCCCGTCCTGCATGGAGGGGGTGGGCGAGAGCCTCTCCTCCGGAATCAGAGAGTGGTCGATGGTAAGTGAAACTTCCGAGTACAGGCGATCGCCGATCAGGATCCCTCCCGTCGTGGTCGTCGTCGTGGTCGTCGTTCCGGAGCTGGAGCCGCCCGCGCTTGGAGCGGCCGAtgaggcggcggcggcagcagtaGCTGTCGAATGAGGCCCGGACGCCATAGTCTTAGCGAGCCGCACGCAAGCCCAACGCAGCCGGAACCCGAAACAAGACTAACCAGCGTTCTCGACGCGACGGATATTCCCGTGACCGCCGGGTTCTGGGCCGCTTCACGCCGCGTGCGCTTCCGCCCTGACGTCACCACGCCGGGCCGCCGCGCGCCAACTAGTCCCTCCAGGCCGCGCCTCCGCCCTCGGCAACTGGGCCTGCTAGGGGAGTGTTGGGTGCTGCGACAGACGTTGGGGTTCTCAGAGGTTAAGGAGGCCTTCTCTAGCCAAGGCCGGTCGAAACCACCTTGTTTGTGATACTTAGCCACACGAATAACGGAGCTTTACAAGATCCTTTATACCCAAAATAGAGGTGGCAGCATTGGCTAGCATCTCTGCGCCCCTTCGCCCTGCATTCCGGCCTCTTCCTTTAGCCTCGGCGCGGCTTGTGTTGCGCGTTTAACAAGGGAAGTGGCTGCCGACCTGAGCGCGCTTTGGCGGGTGGAAGTGGTGACTTCGTTGTCGTGTGTGGACGAATGTGTAATATAAAGTGACCCTCAAGGAATCTGGAGAGGGCTGCTTTACAGTATTTGAAGAACACAGGGCTGTGGACCGTATCGGTTCCCAAATGAAAGCTCCCCGGGGAGCGTGTTTTTGCCAGTGTGGGGAAGTAGGGCGGAGGCGTAGGAATGACCGCGAGGGTGGCTGCTTTCATAGCTCCGCTTGCGAAACTCCTGCTCGGCCTTTGACACCGCCACGGCTTTCAGTAATCTGGAAAATCCCTAGTTTCCAAAAATAGTCTTAGGGCGAGGACTTGACAGAGGTAATTTGATTATGCCTGGGAGTCTCTATTCATACATGGTTACCTACCGCGGGTAGGCAGAATAGGTGAAGTCAACCtcgtgttttttgttttcctgtgatATTAGCTAGCAATTTCCAGCGTTTCCTGAACTTTGAAGTAAAAACAATGATACTGATCTAAACTACTAGAATCTAGGttggaaggaaaggaatgcatcACGTTTTACTCTTGACGCTCAGAAAGCGATACCCCAAAGACAGAGGCTTTAGAAGCTGCCTCATAATGCAGGTCCCCCAACCTTGACTTGTTGCTCCCACTTTCCCCAAGTGCAGGGAGGTACTCTCTGAAATTTCCTTCCCTGACTAGAGAAGCCTCTTTCTAGAAGAAGCAATGCATTCCTCCCCTCACTGAAATCTCAGAAATGCAGAAAGACTCAGAAATGCAGCCATGCCTGGAGGGACTTTTTCACAAGATaactcaaaagaaaattatttactaaTTAATTTCTGCCTGTTCATTGTTCTTAATGATCATTTGCTGCTCCTCAAAATAAATGTCTACATTTCCCGTCTACCCTTTCCCCTGTGAAAAAAGGATGTAAAATCTTCTGTACTCCATTAAGCTACTGGGTAATCATTCTCCTGCTTTTACCCCGGTGTtatgtatgccttttctcctgttaatcgcctgttgatttttttttttttttttaggtggagtctcactctgtcgcccaagctggactgcagtggcacgatctcggctcactgcaacctctgcctccggagttcaagggattctcccacctcagcctccccagtagctgggattacaggcacacaccaccatgcccagctaatttttgtatttttgtagagacggggttttgccattttggctaggctggtcttgaactcctgacctcaggtgatctgcccgcctcggcctcccaaaatgctgggattacaggcatccaaagtgctgggattacaggtatgagccaccgcacccggccttatcaGTTGATTAAGTGAACCTTCAGCGGGCAAAGTTGTTTTAAAACGTACTGATACTTGAGCCTTGCCTGCAGAGGTTGAAGTCATTGATTTAAGGTGGGCCCAGCCAGTGGTTCAGTTTTGCCTGTCTTCCAGTGATTGGAATGTACAGCCAAGAGAGTGTAATTATGGTGCTGGCAGAAGTATTAACCTATCTGGATGTCACTGTCTTCACTTTCTGATTAGGCTGCTTCCAGGGAATCTTTCCACCTCAATATTTATGAGATATCTATAATTTTATAACAAACTTTTAAAGGAGCCTCGGTTTCCTTAAACACAATTGATGACACcagttttctggttttcttccatttttgtttttagagccagggtctcactgtgttgcccaggctggccttgaactcctgaactcaagggatcttcccacctcagccacctgagtagctgggactataagtggcacaccactgtgcctggtcagttTTCTGGTTTTGATAATCTATGGTTGTGTGAGATATTATCATTGGGGAAAGTTGGAGGAATATATAAGAGAAGTCTATTTTTACAACTTCCATGTcttctttccaaataaaaagtaaaaaccctAATTGATTATGTACTTCATTAAAACACTGGACTTCAATGAAATCATCACCTATATTTGTAATGACTTGAGAGTAATATAATTTAACTGTTTTTGGCCTCTGAACTTTTTATTGGCCTCCTGCTCCCCAAAGGGTACCCTGCTTTTGCTGGCTTAATATCTCAGAACTTTGGTGTCTTTGGTCTCAGATACCACTTTGCCATCCACTATCCAGCGGATGGTGGTCTTTTGGATGGTTTACACGGAGTTGCTGCTGTCCAGGGCATCACCAAGATTGAAGTCCTTGCCATCTTCCAGCAGGCGGTGGTAGGTGGCGATCTCAGCCTCTAGCTTGACTGCGATGTTCAGCAGGCCCTCGTACTCCTGGGCCTGGCACTGTCCCTCTGCCCGGGCCTGTGCCAGCTCTGACTCCAGGTGCAGCACGATCCCATTGAGCTGCTCCATCTGCAGGGCATAACGGGCCTCCACCTCCCTCAGGCTGTTCTCCAAGCTGGCCTTCAGATTTCTCATGGAGTCCAGGTTGATCTCCAAGGACTGGACTGTATGTCTCAGCTCCGTGAGTATCATAGCAGCTCCAACCTTGATGGACTGCGTGGTGACCCCTGTGTTGCTCTCCTCAATCTGTTAACACCAGTACTTGTCCAGCTCCTATTGGTTCTTCCAAGCCAGCTTGTCATATTGGGCCTGGATGTCTGCCATTATCTTGGTGAGCAGCATGGCCAGCGTCTGTGCAGCCGCCAGGGGCGCTGGTTGCCAGATCTCTGTGTCCCGCTTCACCAGCTTCTTGGGCAGCATGGGGTCTGGGGGCCT is a window encoding:
- the CCNL1 gene encoding cyclin-L1 isoform X3 — protein: MASGPHSTATAAAAASSAAPSAGGSSSGTTTTTTTTTGGILIGDRLYSEVSLTIDHSLIPEERLSPTPSMQDGLDLPSETDLRILGCELIQAAGILLRLPQVAMATGQVLFHRFFYSKSFVKHSFEIVAMACINLASKIEEAPRRIRDVINVFHHLRQLRGKRTPSPLILDQNYINTKNQVIKAERRVLKELGFCVHVKHPHKIIVMYLQVLECERNQTLVQTAWVVHDGKS